The following coding sequences are from one Cryptococcus deuterogattii R265 chromosome 1, complete sequence window:
- a CDS encoding enoyl-CoA hydratase/isomerase, whose protein sequence is MPHITLTRPRATVWQIALTSPPDNRLVPALLSELSEALDTVEIEWRQAGGGQMDPKKREGHAGKGAGALVLTSELPKFFSNGLDFEGSLKINNFFEEVYDPVMWRLLTFPLLTIAAINGHAFAGGMVLALCCDYRIITSGKGFMCMNEITFGSPLPNSFSTLLANRIPDPQHLRDTLLARRWTQPELLKIGLVDSVVEQDKVIEEAVELGAKEGIRVAPGSWGLIKEGVFRPILESSQSYRPITRPPDAATAFWNRVGKDKAKAKL, encoded by the exons ATGCCTCATATCACTCTCACCAGGCCAAGAGCGACCGTCTGGCAGATCGCACTCACTTCACCGCCCGACAACCGTCTTGTCCCCGCTCTCTTATCCGAGCTTTCTGAAGCTCTAGATACTGTAGAGATAGAATGGAGGCAAGCGGGTGGCGGACAGATGGACcccaagaagagggaaggcCATGCTGGGAAAGGGGCAGGCGCTTTGGTGCTTACGAGTGAATTGCCAAAATTCTTCAGCAATGGTCTGGACTTTGAGGGTTCGCTCAAGATCAACAACTTTTTCGAAG AGGTTTACGACCCGGTGATGTGGCGCTTGCTCACCTTCCCATTGCTGACAATAGCTGCCATTAATGGACATG CGTTCGCCGGAGGTATGGTCTTAGCCCTTTGCTGTGATTATCGTATCATCACATCTGGAAAAGGTTTCATGTGCATGAATGAG ATCACTTTTGGCTCCCCCCTTCCAAACTCGTTTAGCACTCTTCTTGCGAATCGTATTCCCGatcctcaacatcttcgGGACACTCTCCTCGCCCGCCGATGGACTCAGCCCGAGCTTCTCAAGATAGGTCTCGTAGACAGTGTCGTTGAGCAAGACAAGGTTATTGAGGAGGCTGTTGAACTGGGGGCGAAGGAAGGGATTCGGGTAGCCCCCGGTAGTTGGGGTCTTATTAAG GAAGGGGTATTTCGTCCGATCCTCgaatcttctcaatcttACCGTCCTATCACCAGACCTCCAGATGCTGCTACGGCATTCTGGAACCGGGTGGGGAAGGATAAGGCCAAAGCAAAATTGTAA
- a CDS encoding glycerate-and formate-dehydrogenase: protein MPVAVSPRRKILGIGYPRFAIPEWKELAGKYDIHYFIPDERKQVIGEIKRLCDEQGPFDAAYVLFGTAAYSPFHPDLLGPLFDKPGYCGLFAQGGAGYDDVDHEWLAANGCYLSNTPNAVTEATADIGILLMLAAIRGLYEAEVSVRAGQWRKGIELTDDLTEMTIGFIGLGAIGKSMAKKTKPWNMKILYHNRKALPKEEEQTLGATFVSLDELLAQSDVISINCPLTPATRGILSDKEFQKMKDGVYIVNTARGAVIDEPALIRALESGKVRRAGLDVLTNEPCAESPLYSMKNVTLQPHLGAFTKGTMLRGEREVFANVKQYMEIGVPVNPVNTPAKVEKEM, encoded by the exons ATGCCTGTCGCCGTCTCTCCTCGCCGAAAAATTTTGGGTATCGGGTATCCTCGCTTCGCTATTCCCGAATGGAAAGAACTTGCGGGAAAGTATGATATTCACTACTTCATCCCAGACGAGCGCAAACAAGTCATTGGGGAGATTAAGAGACTTTGTGACGAACAGGGGCCTTTTGATGCTGCTTATGTT CTCTTCGGAACTGCCGCTTACTCTCCATTCCATCCCGACCTGCTCGGACCCCTCTTTGATAAGCCTGGGTACTGTGGTCTCTTCGCTCAAGGCGGTGCAG GTTACGACGATGTTGACCATGAATGGCTGGCTGCCAACGGATGCTATCTCTCTAATACCCCCAATGCTGTCACGGAAGCTACAGCTGACATAGGCATTTTGCTCATGCTCGCCGCCATCAGAGGCCTCTACGAAGCTGAAGTTAGCGTCAGGGCTGGACaatggagaaaaggcaTTGAGTTGACAGATGATCTTACTGAAATGACCATTGGCTTTATTGGACTCG GGGCGATTGGTAAGAGCATGGCCAAGAAGACCAAGCCTTGGAACATGAAAATTCTCTATCACAATCGAAAAGCTCTGCCCAAAGAAG AGGAACAGACCCTCGGGGCTACTTTTGTCTCTTTGGATGAGCTCCTCGCTCAGTCTGAtgtcatctccatcaactGTCCTCTCACCCCTGCGACACGAGGCATTCTCTCGGACAAAGAGTttcagaagatgaaggatggagtGTACATCGTCAATACTGCTCGA GGAGCTGTAATCGATGAACCAGCCCTTATTCGAGCTCTCGAATCTGGCAAGGTCCGAAGAGCAGGCCTTGATGTTCTTACCAATGAGCCCTGTGCCGAATCACCCCTATACAGCATGAAGAACGTCACTCTTCAACCGCATCTTGGAGCATTCACTAAGGGGACCATGTTGAGAGGGGAACGGGAAGTGTTTGCCAATGTGAAGCAGTA TATGGAAATTGGGGTACCCGTCAACCCTGTCAACACCCCTGCTaaagttgagaaggagatgtaA
- a CDS encoding OPT family small oligopeptide transporter translates to MSHANNVSSSLPPTTSSGSRPPTNRSRRPPLPPDTAASGINDLPRREFFSEGSDGEDYDDEDDEEEEDVFAFNRPVTAAQPIGASSSGHGTAPPSGRPTTASISWAQKAAEEEESAHVGSSTGPGTLPYGGPTPLRDQPQSVDSNNKDTVPTPTGVIDVGGHLPDTTYDVNNPPPFSGKNNPNNSSFAFNITGRSYRPRSGQSLLDRIHKRRKPETGETSVTTMTALTGAHTDDSAVSDSISTSDLEHYSQSPRRRISQGKRPVSSALPISEDEVPSDDDTLDKRRGVSRGSIGMTELTGDMTVPDGMTTWGDGMGGLAKGVSEGEMQSAMDVDFDEEDSPYPEVRASVSNIDDPEMPAMTIRAWVLGIFLTILASGCNTYFHFRTPAPYISPLIVQVVAYPLGKFAAWILPIDTYKFPRWLGRYEFSLNPGPFNIKEHTIIVMMANVAIGPAYALYATVSSELYYNHPMGFGFSIMFLFATQMTGFTLAGICRRFVVWPASMIWPGNLVVATNLNTFHAEEDGFTGGMSRFKFLMVCIAGSFAYYFFPGFIFTALSYFSWVCWIAPRNNIVNQLFGVSTGLGMGLLTFDWTQITWIGNPLSTPWWAAVNVGIGFVIFFWILTPILYYTNVWHTAYLPISVIQAADRFGDTYNVFNILTPEITLNKTAYAEYSPIYLSASYCVTYMLAFALSTALIVHTALYHGPRIYRAIVNVKTEADDIHYKLMKMYPEVPDWWFLALLAVVFVFAVVSLEVYDTELPVWGYVISVLLPSIYIIPTAFIYAMTSQQVTINLLAELIPGYLFQGQPLPGMIFKVFSVQTIVEALSFVQDQKLGHYMKVPPRATFVAQLSATTVACFVQSGTKELLFHVVKDICTATQKSLLICSSTKVFFTSSVIWGLIGPNRLFSKGAFYYPQLFALVVGAVIPIPLWFWVRRNPRSIFRNVNFPVMFNGALSIPPASGVNYASWFTTGFVFQFWLRRKRFAWWSKYNYVLSAALDVGTALAAIALFLFIDLPGASLSWWGNNVYKQTVDWDGVGATYYTPPPEGFGPDTWKV, encoded by the exons ATGTCCCATGCAAATAACGTCTCTTCATCGCTTCCGCCAAcgacatcatctggctCCCGGCCGCCTACGAATCGCTCTCGCcgacctcctcttcctccagaCACAGCAGCGTCCGGTATCAACGACTTACCCCGTCGGGAATTCTTTTCAGAAGGTAGCGATGGTGAAGActacgatgatgaagacgatgaagaagaggaagacgttTTTGCATTCAACCGACCAGTAACGGCTGCCCAACCCATTGGCGCGAGTTCATCAGGTCATGGGACTGCGCCACCATCTGGTAGGCCAACGACAGCTAGTATTAGCTGGGCACAGAAGGcggctgaagaagaagaatcagCACACGTCGGTAGCAGCACAGGTCCTGGTACCCTGCCTTATGGTGGTCCAACACCTTTACGAGACCAGCCACAGTCTGTCGACAGCAATAACAAAGATACTGTGCCTACACCAACTGGTGTCATCGACGTCGGCGGGCATTTACCAGATACTACATACGATGTCAACAATCCCCCGCCGTTCAGTGGCAAAAATAACCCCAATAACTCCAGTTTCGCGTTTAACATAACCGGACGGTCATATCGTCCTAGATCGGGGCAGTCTTTGCTTGATCGAATACATAAGCGGAGAAAACCGGAGACTGGAGAGACAAGTGTGACCACCATGACCGCTCTGACGGGTGCGCACACCGATGACTCTGCAGTGTCAGACTCCATCTCGACAAGTGACTTGGAACACTACTCGCAGTCGCCTCGTCGACGAATTAGTCAAGGCAAGCGACCAGTCAGTTCTGCTCTTCCTATTTCAGAAGACGAAGTGCCAAGTGACGATGATACCCTCGACAAACGAAGGGGAGTAAGCCGAGGAAGTATTGGGATGACAGAGTTAACAGGAGATATGACAGTTCCGGATGGGATGACTACCTGGGGAGACGGAATGGGCGGTTTGGCCAAAGGCGTAAGTGAAGGGGAGATGCAAAGCGCTATGGATGTGGAtttcgatgaggaagatagTCCGTATCCAGAAGTCCGAGCTTCGGTATCTAATATTGACGATCCGGAAATGCCCG CTATGACCATCCGAGCTTGGGTCCTTGGTATATTCCTGACTATTCTCGCTTCTGGTTGTAACACTTATTTCCACTTTCGTACGCCCGCTCCCTATATCTCCCCTCTCATTGTACA AGTTGTAGCCTACCCTTTGGGTAAGTTTGCCGCATGGATCCTCCCTATCGACACGTATAAGTTCCCACGCTGGCTTGGGCGGTATGAGTTCAGTCTCAACCCCGGGCCGTTCAACATCAAAGAACACACCATCATCGTTATGATGGCCAACGTGGCTATCGGCCCGGCTTATGCCCTTTACGCCACTGTATCAAGCGAGCTCTACTACAATCATCCCATGGGCTTTGGTTTTTCCATCATGTTCCTATTCGCCACACAAATGACAGGGTTCACTCTGGCTGGTATTTGTCGACGATTTGTTGTTTGGCCAGCTTCAATGATTTGGCCCGGTAATCTAGTGGTTGCTACCAACTTGAACACCTTCCAtgcggaggaggatggtttTACGGGTGGTATGAGCAGGTTCAAATTCCTCATGGTTTGTATAGCAGGATCATTCGCCTATTACTTTTTCCCAG GCTTTATTTTCACGGCTTTGTCGTATTTCTCATGGGTCTGTTGGATTGCACCAAGGAATAATATCGTCAATCAATTGTTTGGCGTGTCGACTGGCCTCGGTATGGGACTATTGACATTCGATTGGACCCAGATCACTTGGATCGGCAACCCTCTCTCTACTCCTTGGTGGGCTGCAGTGAATGTCGGAATTGGTTTCgtaatcttcttctggatCCTTACCCCGATTCTCTATTACACCAAC GTGTGGCATACTGCCTACCTTCCCATCAGTGTCATCCAAGCTGCTGATCGGTTTGGAGATACATACAATGtcttcaacatcctcaCTCCTGAGATCACCCTTAATAAGACCGCATACGCCGAATATTCTCCGATATATCTCTCTGCATCGTACTGCGTCACATACATGTTGGCTTTCGCTCTCTCGACTGCGTTGATCGTACACACCGCCTTGTATCATGGTCCGCGAATCTACCGCGCCATCGTCAACGTCAAGACTGAAGCGGACGACATCCACTACAAACTCATGAAAATGTATCCCGAAGTGCCCGATTGGTGGTTCCTTGCACTTTTAGCAGTCGTCTTCGTTTTTGCTGTCGTGTCACTCGAGGTGTATGATACGGAACTGCCGGTGTGGGGATACGTTATCAgtgtccttcttccatccatctATATCATTCCGACAGCATTCATTTACGCGATGACCTCTCAACAAGTCACTATCAATCTTTTGGCGGAGCTTATCCCTGGATACCTCTTTCAGGGACAGCCTCTTCCTGGCATG ATCTTTAAAGTTTTCTCTGTGCAGACAATAGTAGAAGCGCTCTCATTTGTCCAAGACCAGAAGCTTGGCCACTACATGAAAGTCCCTCCTCGCGCGACATTTGTTGCTCAGCTTTCAGCTACGACTGTGGCGTGCTTTGTGCAAAGTGGAACCAAGGAGCTCCTGTTCCATGTGGTCAAGGATATTTGTACGGCGACCCAAAAGAGTTTGTTGATTTGCTCCTCGAccaaagtcttcttcacttcatCGGTTATCTG GGGACTCATAGGACCAAATCGACTTTTCAGTAAAGGGGCTTTCTACTATCCGCAACTCTTCGCACTTGTCGTTGGTGCCGTCATTCCCATACCTCTTTGGTTCTGGGTCCGGCGCAACCCTCGTTCCATCTTCCGTAACGTCAACTTCCCTGTCATGTTTAACGGCGCACTGTCTATTCCTCCGGCGAGTGGCGTGAACTATGCGAGCTGGTTCACCACGGGCTTTGTGTTTCAATTCtggttgagaaggaagagatttgCATGGTGGTCCAAG TATAACTACGTTCTTTCCGCTGCCCTCGATGTCGGAACTGCCCTGGCAGCTATCGCCCTTTTCCTGTTTATCGATCTACCGGGcgcttccctctcttgGTGGGGAAACAATGTGTATAAGCAGA CGGTTGATTGGGATGGTGTCGGTGCCACTTACTACACGCCTCCGCCAGAGGGCTTTGGCCCGGATACCTGGAAGGTTTAA
- a CDS encoding dolichyldiphosphatase, translating into MSLQLPESPLPPLKSFSLTHILYDPSHPLSIPLTLLSLSPIFLFVSYFTLLIFTRQISIALLASGQLANEVLSWVLKRLFKGERPYIGHGEVGAGYGMPSSHSQAAGFLVAWGIGYALTVEGRSEQIRSVRAEMVRKWRTKVYVFGLLLWSVGVSYSRFHLHYHSPAQIVAGYLAGLAFGAVYFTVTEYYPLRHPCSSLAWLRSAVEYIWRGVGGVGGWELGGARGGWGEGWAFVGEEQPAEEKRNDKKRK; encoded by the exons ATGTCCCTGCAGCTGCCTGAATccccccttcctcccctcaaatccttctctctcactcACATCCTTTATGATCCCTCACACCcgctttccatccctttaacgcttctctccctctccccaatctttctcttcgtATCATACTTCACTCTCCTCATTTTTACACGCCAAATATCCATCGCACTCCTTGCCTCGGGCCAACTCGCAAATGAAGTATTATCCTGGGTGCTAAAAAGGCTTTTCAAGGGCGAACGACCATATATCGGGCATGGCGAAGTGGGAGCAGGATATGGTATGCCGAGCAGTCATTCTCAAGCTGCGGGGTTCTTGGTCGCATGGGGTATTGGGTATGCTTTGACTGTTGAAGGCAGGAGTGAGCAAATTAGGAGTGTCAGAGCTgagatggtgaggaagtggaggacTAAGGTATACGTGTTTGGGCTTTTGTTGTGGTCGGTGGGGGTATCCTACTCTAG GTTTCATTTGCATTATCATTCTCCTGCGCAGATTGTCGCTGGCTACCTCGCCGGTTTAGCTTTCGGTGCCGTCTACTTTACCGTCACAGAGTACTACCCGTTACGGcatccttgttcttccctAGCTTGGTTACGAAGTGCAGTAGAGTATATCTGGCGAGGGGTGGGAGGTGTGGGAGGTTGGGAACTGGGTGGTGCCAGGGGTGGCTGGGGCGAGGGATGGGCGTTTGTCGGTGAGGAGCAACCCgcagaggagaaaaggaatgataagaagaggaaatga
- a CDS encoding 60S ribosomal protein L37-A — translation MSSARISSLLSIHQVCINESKWVKVLPPLVNDTPSPTPSAGDVVTGLSTSRSLCGYPAAKLRSFNWGLKAKRRKTTGTGRMAHLKNVNRRFKNGFREGGAAAKKTKAE, via the exons ATGTCGAGTGCCCGAATTTCAAGTCTTCTCTCTATCCATCAAGTCTGCATTAACGAGTCAAAATG GGTAAA GGTACTCCCTCCTT TGGTAAACGACACTCCAAGTCCCACACCCTCTGCAGGCGATGTGGTAACAGGTCTTTCCACAAGCAGAAGCTTA TGTGGTTACCCTGCCGCCAAGTTGAGGTCCTTCAACTGGGGTCTCAAGGccaagaggagaaagactAC CGGTACCGGCCGAATGGCTCACCTCAAGAACGTCAACCGACGATTCAAGAACGGTTTCCGAGAGGGTGGTGCCGCCGCTAAGAAGACCAAGGCCGAGTAA
- a CDS encoding chaperone regulator — MASTELDSAIKKSANDLAKELEVERIMTAFKLNPYDILDLPLSASETDVKKQYRKKSLLIHPDKFKHEKGLEAFDFLKKAHDHLADPAKRKDIDMIMTHARTQVLKSILGDGYSTTVSDDDPRLTNLSPPFEQQVRAKGREILVEDELARRRKQKLAYANEGAEKARAEAEVAARKRKVEEQAKWEERRDDRIKDWRDFSQKKEKKRKKNNLHVLG, encoded by the exons ATGGCCTCAACTGAACTCGATTCAGCCATCAAGAAGAGCGCCAATGACCTTGCCAAAGAGCTCGAG GTTGAGCGCATCATGACTGCTTTCAAGCTAAA CCCGTACGACATTCTTGATCTGCCTCTGTCTGCTAGTGAAACGGACGTGAAGAAGCAGTACCGTAAGAAGTCTTTGCTGATCCATCCGGACAAGTTTAAGCACGAAAAGGGTCTTGAG GCTTTTGAtttcttgaagaaggcccATGACCATTTGGCCGACCCCGCTAAGAGAAAAGACATTGACATGATTATGACTCATGCGAGAACTCAGGTCTTGAAATC CATCCTCGGAGATGGCTACTCAACCACTGTTTCCGACGACGACCCTAGACTGACGaacctttctcctccattcGAACAACAGGTTAGAGCGAAGGGACGAGAAATTTTGGTCGAAGATGAACTTGCTAGAAGACG GAAACAAAAGCTTGCATACGCCAATGAAGGTGCGGAGAAAGCTCGAGCTGAAGCGGAGGTTGCTGCGAGGAAGcgaaaagttgaagaacaGGCCAAATGGGAAG AACGACGAGATGATCGTATCAAAGACTGGAGAGATTTCTCacagaaaaaggagaagaagagaaagaagaacaatcTGCATGTGTTGGGATAA
- a CDS encoding transcription initiation factor TFIIF subunit alpha — MSDATLFLRKSKDKQRRKNGSGASRIASTSNSSLASRPSALKSQPLAGPSSSGPPSSAAPSPSYVSAKSEPDGSNNPNITEIKIFSTGSNSALRYNLMRLNSVKDVDPTQITAPILMNRKKPGPKEPPTFALDENGKIVGRYVYDAEGRPVLDEDGQPVVERKEMVDMSLVGQAPGGGTKRRVKRGTKEVFHQDIEIMRLRREEALPWVLESGNPQDKPAQPEQWVGRMLEQGQLSTVLLSNDGTRDGFELMPLGRSYKFEPARPFKPLDSDAANKLFELQAKNKIHDRWAFRPADNQSGEASSASTPIQVKAEPNELEQRASRMETRIKMLKGVIVDRKVKVERYEDDYKREGHRVERGMEGGVDEELDFDEAEEFQDDDDNNTFYRDVREEEEARELEERLKKEFRVANANVGDRPQIDAEDDEDDLFGDKSLDDEGKKLRKIMRRRMRENGEDYDIDDESDSDSDDESVTSTQNKEKEKEKDKEKERAKERDSSRNPSQPPSRPTSRPPTARTSSPSGSNPRHPSPKKGKASTAPPPVSGASLIAQRATSRGASPRPSAHGGHVTGRASSPLGRAPSPFEGRGVGVPSQSQPASRATSPAVRGNSPPSGGGAATGGASPASGGPSTREVSPAPPAGRQSPKKENAASSSFAKRKSSPSVSTPSADAPPRPKKQKKTGSLTPAPAPEDIIPFPGMITKQDVLGWFQRNKKKAVPMNEAIGAFRKRIVDAGPNRDANQKLFLGWIRMVADQENGNLSLKPEFRQ, encoded by the exons ATGTCTGACGCCACTCTGTTTCTCCGCAAAAGCAAGGACAAGCAGCGCCGCAAGAACGGCTCTGGGGCCTCTCGCATCGCCAGCACCAGCAATTCATCGTTGGCATCGCGGCCCAGCGCCCTGAAGAGCCAACCTCTCGCCggtccatcttcatctggaccaccatcttctgctgctccttctccatcataTGTTTCAGCCAAATCAGAACCGGATGGATCAAACAATCCCAATATCACAGAAATCAAAATCTTCTCCACCGGTTCGAACAGCGCATTGCGATATAATCTCATGCGCCTCAACTCTGTTAAGGATGTCGATCCCACACAGATAACAGCACCTATATTGATGAACAGGAAGAAACCAGGCCCAAAAGAACCCCCTACTTTTGCTTTGGACGAGAATGGTAAAATCGTTGGGCGATATGTGTACGATGCGGAGGGTAGACCCGTCTTAGACGAGGATGGCCAGCCCGTggttgagaggaaggaaatggtCGATATGTCTCTTGTGGGGCAGGCACCTGGCGGCGGcacgaagaggagggtaaaGAGGGGCACAAAGGAGGTTTTCCACCAGGATATCGAAATTATGCGTCTTCGACGAGAGGAAGCTCTTCCTTGGGTGTTGGAGAGCGGTAACCCCCAGGACAAACCTGCCCAACCGGAACAATGGGTAGGAAGGATGTTAGAGCAAGGACAGCTCTCCACTGTGCTTTTGTCAAATGACGGGACACGAGATGGGTTCGAGTTGATGCCACTGGGCAGATCTTACAAATTTGAGCCGGCCCGACCTTTTAAGCCTTTAGACTCCGATGCTGCTAACAAATTG TTTGAATTGCAAGCAAAAAATAAGATTCACGATCGATGGGCTTTCCGGCCTGCAGACAACCAAAGCGGCGAAGCATCCTCTGCCTCGACGCCTATTCAAGTCAAGGCGGAGCCGAACGAGTTAGAGCAGCGCGCATCCAGGATGGAGACAAGGATTAAAATGCTCAAGGGCGTCATTGTCGACCGAAAGGTCAAAGTGGAGAGATACGAGGATGATTATAAGCGCGAAGGGCATCGAGTGGAGCGT GGTATGGAGGGTGGcgtggatgaagagctcGATTTTGATGAGGCGGAGGAATTTCAAGATGACGACGATAACAATACGTTCTACCGCGATGtgcgagaagaggaagaggctaGGGAGTTGGAAGAACGGCTCAAAAAGGAGTTCCGTGTGGCTAATGCCAATGTCGGTGACCGGCCTCAGATCGAtgcagaggacgatgaagatgatctATTTGGAGACAAGTCgcttgatgatgagggcaaaaagttgaggaagattatgagaaggaggatgagggaaaATGGGGAGGATTATGatattgatgatgagtcG GACTCTGATTCGGACGATGAATCCGTAACAAGCACTCAgaacaaggagaaagaaaaagaaaaagacaaggaaaaggaaagggccAAAGAAAGAGACTCTTCCCGCAACCCTTCTCAACCGCCTTCACGTCCCACTTCTCGTCCCCCTACTGCTCGCACGTCATCACCCTCGGGGTCTAATCCTCGCCACCCCAGCCcgaaaaagggcaaagccTCTACCGCTCCGCCTCCAGTTTCTGGCGCGTCTTTAATCGCCCAGCGCGCTACCTCACGAGGAGCTAGCCCTCGTCCTTCTGCTCATGGAGGACATGTGACGGGTAGGGCCAGTAGCCCTCTTGGAAGGGCGCCCAGTCCCTTTGAAGGCCGTGGTGTTGGTGTCCCCAGTCAGAGTCAGCCTGCGTCGAGGGCTACTAGTCCTGCTGTCAGAGGAAACAGTCCTCCCTCGGGAGGTGGTGCAGCCACCGGAGGAGCCAGTCCTGCTTCTGGAGGTCCATCAACGAGGGAAGTATCCCCCGCCCCTCCTGCTGGTAGGCAGTCcccaaaaaaggaaaacgctgcatcatcttcgtttGCAAAGCGCAAGTCGTCACCTTCCGTTTCTACTCCTTCTGCCGATGCACCTCCACGACCGaaaaagcagaagaagactggtTCCCTTACCCCAGCTCCGGCACCCGAGGATATTATTCCGTTCCCTGGTATGATCACCAAGCAGGACGTTTTGGGTTGGTTCCagagaaacaaaaagaaggcTGTTCCAATGAATGAGGCGATTGGGGCGTTCAGAAAAAGGATTGTGGATGCTGGGCCTAATAGGGATGCCAACCAGAAGTTGTTCTTGGGGTGGATCAGGATGGTGGCTGATCAAGAGAACGGGAACTTGAGTTTGAAGCCCGAATTTAGACAGTAG